A portion of the Enterobacter sp. SA187 genome contains these proteins:
- a CDS encoding nickel/cobalt transporter encodes MMTPALTRSWRLPGAITCTLIALAALLLLHHHWGAFLQWCLSTQITLHRYLVMYLLQLNNHQLSGGLWLLVGAFFYGVLHAIGPGHGKFIVTTWLGTNQESPLAARLIPFFGSLLQGVSAIAFVFILAVGFNLASGDLSQSRWYVEKSSALLIGGFGCYVIYQAARSLPTRGLRIHRMKPLHTGHAPDCGCGHHHGVGLATSGDWKTRAGVMLSIGARPCSGAIMILLFSNALGMVSWGMAAVMTMSLGTGLSIIGLSLAVRYARNRTAALFGGQRQTWIVPALKIAGGMAIILFASVLFLTVIPVSANGDFIAAGC; translated from the coding sequence ATGATGACTCCAGCACTGACCCGCTCATGGCGGCTCCCCGGCGCGATAACCTGCACCCTTATCGCGCTGGCGGCTCTTCTGCTGTTGCACCACCACTGGGGCGCTTTTTTGCAGTGGTGCCTGAGCACGCAGATCACGCTGCACCGTTATCTGGTGATGTATCTGCTGCAACTCAATAATCATCAGCTGAGCGGCGGCCTGTGGCTGCTGGTCGGCGCGTTCTTTTACGGCGTGCTGCACGCCATCGGGCCGGGGCACGGCAAATTTATCGTTACCACCTGGCTCGGCACTAATCAGGAAAGCCCGCTGGCGGCGCGGCTGATCCCGTTTTTCGGTAGCCTGTTGCAGGGCGTCAGCGCCATTGCCTTTGTCTTTATCCTCGCCGTTGGCTTTAACCTGGCGTCGGGGGATCTGAGCCAAAGCCGCTGGTACGTCGAAAAAAGCAGCGCGCTGCTGATCGGCGGCTTCGGCTGCTATGTGATCTATCAGGCCGCCAGAAGCCTCCCCACGCGCGGACTGCGTATCCATCGCATGAAACCGCTTCACACAGGACACGCGCCGGACTGCGGCTGTGGTCATCATCATGGCGTGGGCTTAGCCACCAGCGGCGACTGGAAAACGCGCGCGGGCGTGATGCTCTCTATCGGCGCGCGCCCGTGCAGCGGGGCGATCATGATTTTGCTGTTTTCGAATGCGCTGGGCATGGTCAGCTGGGGCATGGCAGCGGTGATGACCATGTCGCTCGGCACCGGTCTTTCGATCATCGGCCTGTCGCTGGCGGTACGCTATGCCCGCAACCGTACGGCGGCGCTGTTTGGCGGGCAGCGCCAGACATGGATTGTTCCGGCGCTGAAAATCGCCGGGGGGATGGCGATAATCCTCTTTGCCTCAGTGCTGTTTTTAACGGTAATACCGGTGAGCGCGAACGGGGATTTTATTGCGGCGGGATGTTAA
- a CDS encoding DUF2238 domain-containing protein — MPSSLLKVAALLLALIVVYTGIYAGDKITWLMEVTPVLILIPLLWATHARYPLTPLLYTLIFFHAIILMVGGMYTYAKVPIGFDVQAWLGLDRNPYDKLGHFFQGLVPALAAREILVRGAFVRGRKMLGFVVCCIALAISAMYELIEWWAALAMGQGADDFLGTQGDPWDTQSDMFCALLGALTTVLLLARYHQRQLSRYLNAA, encoded by the coding sequence ATGCCATCCTCTCTGTTAAAAGTCGCAGCCCTGCTGCTGGCGCTGATTGTTGTCTACACCGGTATTTACGCTGGCGATAAAATTACCTGGCTGATGGAAGTCACGCCGGTGCTGATCCTCATTCCCCTGCTGTGGGCCACCCACGCGCGCTATCCCCTCACCCCCTTGCTGTATACGCTGATTTTTTTCCACGCCATTATTCTGATGGTCGGCGGTATGTATACCTACGCGAAAGTGCCGATTGGCTTTGATGTGCAGGCGTGGCTCGGGCTTGACCGCAACCCCTATGACAAACTCGGCCACTTTTTCCAGGGGCTGGTGCCGGCGCTGGCAGCGCGGGAGATCCTGGTGCGCGGTGCCTTTGTGCGCGGGCGGAAAATGCTCGGCTTTGTGGTGTGCTGTATTGCGCTGGCGATCAGCGCCATGTATGAGCTGATCGAGTGGTGGGCGGCACTGGCGATGGGCCAGGGCGCGGACGATTTCCTCGGCACCCAGGGCGATCCCTGGGATACCCAGTCAGACATGTTCTGCGCGCTGCTGGGTGCGCTGACCACGGTGCTGCTGCTGGCGCGTTACCATCAGCGGCAGTTATCCCGTTACCTTAACGCGGCCTAA
- the crfC gene encoding clamp-binding protein CrfC produces MHTQTIFELSQEAERLLQLSLHNLHSLQTMPVAKLDDALITDINNASNVHPLHFSARGIDAQQATLSNELRKITRLEMVLAIVGTMKAGKSTTINAIVGTEVLPNRNRPMTALPTLIRHTPGQKEPVLHFSHVGPIDTLTQQLQMRLFGFDREKLAQKLEIDKDMQTLLDRIRQGDAFDKHYLGAQPIFHCLKSLNDLVRLSKALDVDFPFSSYTALEHIPVIEVEFVHLAGLEKNMGQLTLLDTPGPNEAGQPHLQQMLKEQLARASAVLAVMDYTQLKSISDEEVREAIAAVGKSVPLFALVNKFDQKDRNSDDADQVRTLIAGTLMKGHITPTQIFPVSSMWGYLANRARHELLRSGKLPDPEEQRWVQDFAEAALGRRWRLTDLDDSAHIQHAAELLWEDSLFEQPIQKLLHAAHANASLYALRSASHKLLNYAQSAREYLDFRYQGLTVALENLEQNIARLEEDTRLLHACQERVSDEVNHEVEDALAAADRFINGEQATIISEIDHYFTHSERPEEATLINADEEFGVGKLVLEDESQAQVALSKIRSACEVILLGAQDRISRELAQRFDQLEYTLTRSLQDAMRPIETRIKEELSHAGFRARISLPAFQASTLNFNTRQLFVDAIAAEDIPAGQSRVSGVRDSMSRWLNNPGWGWNDYVVTRTRYVIDVTSLHQNLINHVAHFCAQIRKALAAQVDVSVTAGMATFFAEFSHSLSGLQESLRDSLAIRQQNESTAAALRQHLRQCITTANWIHEDARLLRDDIQTLFAADQP; encoded by the coding sequence ATGCACACACAGACAATATTTGAATTGAGCCAGGAAGCCGAAAGGTTGTTGCAGCTTTCCCTGCATAATCTTCATTCATTACAAACGATGCCGGTAGCAAAGCTTGATGATGCGTTGATTACCGATATAAACAACGCCTCCAATGTTCATCCTTTGCATTTCAGCGCGCGTGGAATTGACGCCCAGCAGGCGACGCTGAGTAACGAACTACGCAAAATTACCCGTCTGGAGATGGTGCTCGCTATCGTCGGTACCATGAAGGCGGGGAAATCCACCACCATTAACGCCATCGTCGGCACGGAAGTGCTGCCTAACCGCAACCGTCCGATGACCGCGCTGCCAACCCTGATCCGTCATACGCCGGGGCAAAAAGAGCCGGTGCTGCATTTTTCCCACGTCGGCCCTATCGATACCCTGACCCAACAGTTGCAGATGCGACTGTTTGGCTTCGATCGCGAGAAACTGGCGCAGAAGCTGGAAATTGATAAGGACATGCAGACGCTGCTGGATCGTATTCGTCAGGGCGATGCTTTTGATAAGCACTATCTGGGCGCGCAGCCGATCTTTCACTGCCTGAAAAGCCTCAACGATCTGGTGCGCCTGTCGAAAGCGCTGGACGTCGATTTCCCGTTTTCTTCTTATACGGCGCTGGAGCATATTCCGGTTATTGAGGTGGAGTTTGTGCATCTCGCCGGGCTGGAAAAAAACATGGGGCAGTTGACGCTGCTTGATACCCCCGGGCCGAATGAAGCCGGCCAGCCGCATTTGCAGCAGATGCTGAAAGAGCAGCTGGCGCGCGCCTCGGCGGTACTGGCGGTGATGGATTACACCCAGTTGAAGTCGATTTCCGATGAAGAAGTCCGCGAGGCGATTGCCGCCGTCGGCAAGTCGGTGCCGCTGTTTGCGCTGGTGAATAAGTTCGACCAGAAGGATCGCAACAGTGACGATGCCGATCAGGTGCGCACGCTGATCGCCGGTACTTTAATGAAAGGGCATATCACGCCGACGCAGATTTTCCCGGTCTCCTCCATGTGGGGTTATCTGGCAAACCGTGCCCGGCACGAGCTGCTGCGTAGCGGTAAACTGCCCGATCCTGAAGAACAGCGCTGGGTGCAGGACTTTGCCGAAGCCGCCCTGGGCCGCCGCTGGCGGCTGACCGATCTGGATGACAGCGCGCATATTCAGCATGCCGCCGAATTGCTGTGGGAAGACTCGCTGTTTGAGCAGCCGATCCAGAAACTGCTGCACGCCGCCCATGCCAATGCCTCGCTGTATGCGCTGCGATCCGCTTCGCACAAACTGCTCAATTATGCCCAGAGCGCCCGCGAGTATCTGGATTTTCGCTATCAGGGGCTGACGGTGGCGCTGGAAAATCTGGAGCAGAATATCGCCCGGCTGGAAGAGGATACCCGTCTGCTGCACGCCTGCCAGGAGCGGGTCAGCGACGAAGTGAATCATGAAGTGGAAGATGCGCTGGCTGCCGCCGATCGCTTTATCAATGGCGAGCAGGCGACCATTATCAGCGAGATCGACCACTATTTTACCCACAGCGAGCGACCGGAAGAGGCCACGCTTATTAACGCTGACGAGGAGTTTGGCGTCGGTAAACTGGTGCTGGAGGATGAAAGCCAGGCGCAGGTGGCGCTGAGTAAAATCCGCTCCGCCTGCGAGGTGATTTTGCTGGGCGCGCAGGATCGCATCAGCCGGGAACTGGCGCAGCGTTTCGATCAGCTGGAGTACACCCTGACCCGGTCGTTACAGGATGCGATGCGCCCGATTGAAACCCGTATAAAGGAAGAGCTGAGCCACGCCGGTTTTCGCGCGCGCATCAGCTTACCGGCGTTTCAGGCCAGCACGCTGAACTTCAATACGCGGCAACTGTTTGTGGATGCCATCGCCGCCGAAGATATTCCTGCCGGGCAGTCGCGCGTCAGCGGCGTGCGGGACAGCATGTCGCGCTGGCTGAACAATCCGGGCTGGGGCTGGAATGATTATGTCGTCACCCGTACCCGTTACGTTATCGACGTGACCTCGCTGCACCAGAACCTGATTAATCACGTCGCGCATTTTTGCGCGCAGATCCGTAAGGCGCTGGCGGCGCAGGTTGATGTGTCCGTAACGGCGGGGATGGCGACCTTTTTCGCCGAGTTTTCGCACAGTTTGTCGGGGTTACAGGAAAGCCTGCGTGACAGCCTGGCGATTCGTCAGCAGAATGAATCGACGGCGGCGGCGCTGCGTCAGCATCTCCGGCAATGCATCACCACTGCCAACTGGATCCACGAAGATGCCCGGTTGCTGCGCGATGATATTCAAACCCTGTTTGCGGCAGATCAACCATGA
- the nikR gene encoding nickel-responsive transcriptional regulator NikR: MQRITITIDDDLLATLDRLSDKRGYQSRSEALRDIVRQSLAEEAATEADQHGYAVLSYVYEHETRELSSRLVAAQHQHHDLSVSTLHVHVSHDDCLEVAILKGNLHDIQHYADEIISQRGVHHGHLQCIPD, translated from the coding sequence ATGCAGCGCATCACCATCACCATTGATGATGATTTACTGGCAACGCTCGATCGTCTGAGCGATAAACGCGGCTACCAGAGCCGTTCAGAAGCCCTGCGGGATATTGTGCGGCAATCGCTGGCGGAAGAAGCGGCGACAGAGGCCGATCAGCACGGCTATGCGGTGCTGAGCTATGTCTATGAACATGAAACCCGCGAGCTGTCATCGCGGCTGGTGGCGGCCCAGCATCAGCACCACGATCTGTCGGTGTCGACGCTGCACGTTCACGTCAGCCATGACGACTGTCTGGAAGTGGCGATCCTCAAAGGCAATCTGCACGATATTCAGCACTACGCCGACGAAATCATCTCCCAGCGCGGCGTGCATCACGGCCATTTGCAGTGCATTCCTGACTGA
- the nikE gene encoding nickel import ATP-binding protein NikE, whose protein sequence is MTLIAIHQVSHGYTSSGLFRRGQQKAVLEDISFDIRAGETLALLGRSGCGKSTLARLIAGLEKPQRGEVRYQGQNIHRLARADAQRFRQDVQMVFQDALSAVNPRKTVAEIIAEPLRHLTSLSAAEQQERILTTLTSVELDDAFMSKLPSQLSGGQLQRVCLARALAVRPKLLVLDEAVSNLDLVLQAHIVALLKQLQAQLNIGFLFITHDLRLVKRFCQRVMVMDNGHIIETRPVDAQLCFATPAGIALQQAVLPAFPVR, encoded by the coding sequence ATGACGCTGATCGCCATCCACCAGGTTTCCCACGGCTACACCTCGTCAGGGTTGTTCCGGCGCGGGCAGCAAAAAGCCGTGCTGGAAGACATTTCTTTTGACATCCGCGCGGGCGAAACCCTGGCGCTGCTCGGACGCAGCGGCTGCGGTAAAAGCACGCTGGCGCGGCTGATCGCCGGGCTGGAAAAACCGCAGCGCGGCGAGGTGCGCTATCAGGGGCAGAATATTCACCGCCTGGCGCGCGCCGACGCACAGCGCTTTCGCCAGGATGTGCAGATGGTGTTCCAGGACGCGCTGAGCGCGGTGAATCCACGTAAAACCGTAGCGGAAATTATTGCCGAACCGCTGCGCCACCTGACCAGCCTGTCGGCAGCGGAACAGCAGGAGCGTATTCTTACGACGCTCACCAGCGTGGAACTGGACGATGCGTTCATGAGCAAACTGCCGTCGCAGCTCAGCGGCGGGCAACTACAGCGCGTATGCCTGGCGCGCGCGCTGGCGGTACGGCCGAAATTACTGGTGCTGGACGAGGCGGTGTCCAACCTCGATCTGGTACTCCAGGCGCACATCGTGGCGCTGCTGAAGCAGCTCCAGGCGCAGCTGAATATCGGCTTTCTGTTTATTACCCACGATCTGCGGCTGGTGAAGCGCTTCTGTCAGCGGGTGATGGTGATGGACAACGGCCACATTATCGAAACCCGCCCGGTGGATGCGCAGCTGTGCTTTGCAACGCCTGCCGGGATCGCCTTACAGCAGGCGGTATTGCCCGCTTTTCCGGTACGCTAA
- the kdgT gene encoding 2-keto-3-deoxygluconate transporter, producing MKIKATIERIPGGMMLVPLLLGAILNTLAPDTGAYFGSFTKGMITGTVPILAVWFFCIGASIDLRATGTVLRKSGTLVITKIAVAWIVAMIAATFIPETGIQAGFFAGLSVLAIVSAMDMTNGGLYASLMNQYGTKEESGAFVLMSLESGPLMTMVILGSAGLASFEPHHFIGAVLPFLIGFALGNLDHDFRAFFSKATPVLIPFFGFALGNTINLNVILNTGLLGIFLGVAVIIITGIPLILADRWIGGGNGTAGVAASSAAGAAVANPVIIAQINPAFEPVAASATALVAASVIVTAILVPIITALYAKRYGNPQQSPAAVEQEKATESLHH from the coding sequence ATGAAAATCAAGGCCACGATCGAACGCATCCCCGGCGGGATGATGCTGGTTCCCCTGCTTCTTGGGGCAATTCTAAATACCCTGGCACCGGATACCGGCGCTTATTTTGGTTCCTTCACGAAAGGAATGATCACCGGTACGGTGCCTATTCTGGCAGTGTGGTTCTTTTGTATTGGCGCCTCCATTGATTTACGCGCTACCGGCACGGTACTGCGTAAATCCGGTACGCTGGTGATCACTAAAATTGCCGTGGCATGGATAGTGGCAATGATTGCCGCCACCTTTATTCCGGAAACCGGAATTCAGGCGGGCTTCTTTGCCGGGCTGTCGGTGCTGGCTATTGTCTCTGCCATGGATATGACCAACGGCGGCCTGTACGCCAGCCTGATGAACCAGTACGGCACCAAAGAAGAGTCTGGCGCCTTCGTTCTGATGTCGCTGGAATCCGGCCCGCTGATGACCATGGTGATCCTCGGATCCGCCGGTCTGGCCTCCTTCGAACCGCATCACTTTATCGGCGCGGTCCTGCCGTTCCTGATTGGTTTTGCGCTGGGCAACCTTGATCACGATTTCCGCGCATTCTTCAGCAAAGCGACGCCGGTGCTGATCCCGTTCTTCGGTTTCGCGCTGGGGAATACCATCAACCTGAATGTGATCTTGAATACCGGTCTGCTGGGGATCTTCCTGGGCGTGGCGGTCATCATCATTACCGGTATCCCGCTGATCCTGGCGGACCGCTGGATTGGCGGTGGTAACGGTACGGCGGGCGTGGCAGCGTCATCGGCGGCAGGCGCGGCGGTGGCAAACCCGGTGATTATCGCGCAGATTAACCCGGCCTTCGAACCGGTAGCCGCATCAGCTACGGCGCTGGTGGCAGCCAGTGTGATTGTGACGGCGATTCTGGTGCCCATCATTACCGCGCTCTATGCGAAGCGCTATGGCAACCCGCAACAATCGCCTGCGGCGGTTGAACAAGAGAAAGCGACAGAGTCGCTGCATCACTGA
- a CDS encoding zinc ribbon domain-containing protein YjdM, with the protein MQLPHCPKCNSEYTYEDNGMYICPECANEWNDASASEDSDTLIVKDANGNLLADGDSVTVVKDLKVKGSSSMLKIGTKVKNIRLVEGDHNIDCKIDGFGPMKLKSEFVKKN; encoded by the coding sequence ATGCAACTCCCCCACTGCCCGAAATGCAATTCTGAATACACTTACGAAGACAACGGCATGTACATCTGCCCGGAATGCGCGAACGAGTGGAACGACGCCAGCGCGTCGGAAGACAGCGACACGCTGATCGTCAAAGATGCCAATGGCAATCTGCTGGCCGACGGCGACAGCGTGACGGTCGTTAAGGATCTGAAAGTGAAAGGCAGCTCTTCAATGCTGAAAATCGGCACCAAAGTGAAGAACATCCGCCTGGTGGAAGGCGATCATAATATCGACTGCAAAATCGACGGCTTTGGCCCGATGAAGCTGAAATCCGAATTTGTGAAAAAGAACTGA
- the proP gene encoding glycine betaine/L-proline transporter ProP — protein sequence MLKRKKVKPITLRDVTIIDDGKLRKAITAASLGNAMEWFDFGVYGFVAYALGKVFFPDANPSVQMIAALATFSVPFLIRPLGGLFFGMLGDKYGRQKILAMTIVIMSVSTFCIGLIPSYASIGIWAPILLLLCKMAQGFSVGGEYTGASIFVAEYSPDRKRGFMGSWLDFGSIAGFVLGAGVVVLISTVVGEENFLDWGWRLPFFLALPLGLIGLYLRHALEETPAFQQHVDKLEQGDREGLQDGPKVSFKEIATKHWRSLLTCIGLVISTNVTYYMLLTYMPSYLSHNLHYSEDHGVLIIIAIMIGMLFVQPVMGLLSDRFGRRPFIILGSVALFSLAIPAFIMINSNIIGLIFAGLLMLAVILNCFTGVMASSLPAMFPTHIRFSALASAFNISVLIAGLTPTLAAWLVESSENLMMPAYYLMVVAVIGLITGITMKETANRPLRGATPAASDIQEAREILREHHDNIEQKIEDIDQEIAELQEKRTRLVQQHPRIDE from the coding sequence ATGTTAAAAAGGAAAAAAGTAAAGCCAATCACGCTGCGCGATGTGACCATTATTGATGATGGGAAACTTCGCAAAGCAATCACCGCCGCATCGCTCGGTAATGCGATGGAGTGGTTTGATTTCGGTGTTTATGGATTTGTTGCTTATGCGCTCGGTAAGGTCTTCTTCCCGGATGCTAACCCCAGCGTGCAGATGATCGCTGCGCTGGCGACCTTCTCTGTACCTTTCCTTATTCGTCCGTTGGGCGGATTGTTCTTCGGCATGTTAGGCGATAAGTATGGCCGTCAGAAAATACTCGCCATGACGATTGTCATCATGTCCGTCAGTACCTTCTGTATTGGTCTGATCCCCTCTTATGCCTCTATAGGCATCTGGGCGCCGATCCTGCTGTTGCTGTGTAAAATGGCGCAGGGGTTCTCGGTTGGCGGCGAATACACCGGGGCGTCAATCTTCGTGGCGGAGTACTCTCCTGACCGTAAGCGCGGCTTTATGGGCAGCTGGCTGGATTTCGGCTCCATTGCCGGTTTCGTGCTGGGCGCGGGCGTGGTGGTGCTGATTTCCACCGTCGTCGGTGAAGAGAACTTCCTTGACTGGGGCTGGCGTCTGCCGTTCTTCCTGGCGCTGCCGCTGGGTCTGATTGGTCTTTATCTGCGTCATGCGCTGGAAGAGACCCCGGCGTTCCAGCAGCATGTGGATAAGCTGGAGCAGGGCGATCGCGAAGGGTTGCAGGACGGGCCGAAAGTCTCGTTCAAAGAGATTGCCACCAAACACTGGCGCAGCCTGCTGACCTGTATTGGTCTGGTGATCTCCACCAACGTGACCTATTACATGTTGCTGACCTACATGCCAAGCTACCTGTCCCATAACCTGCACTATTCCGAAGATCATGGCGTACTGATTATCATCGCCATCATGATCGGGATGCTGTTTGTGCAGCCGGTGATGGGCCTGCTGAGCGACCGTTTTGGCCGCCGCCCGTTTATCATTCTGGGCAGCGTGGCGCTGTTCTCGCTGGCTATTCCGGCGTTCATTATGATCAACAGTAATATCATCGGCCTGATTTTTGCCGGGCTGCTGATGCTGGCGGTGATCCTGAACTGCTTCACCGGCGTGATGGCCTCCTCCTTACCGGCGATGTTCCCGACGCATATCCGTTTCAGCGCGCTGGCGAGCGCCTTTAATATCTCGGTGCTGATTGCCGGTCTGACGCCAACCCTGGCCGCCTGGCTGGTGGAAAGCTCAGAGAACCTGATGATGCCTGCCTATTACCTGATGGTGGTGGCGGTGATTGGTTTGATTACCGGTATTACCATGAAAGAGACGGCGAACCGCCCGCTGCGCGGCGCAACCCCGGCGGCGTCGGACATTCAGGAAGCCCGTGAGATCCTGCGTGAGCATCACGACAATATCGAGCAGAAAATCGAAGATATTGATCAGGAGATCGCTGAACTGCAGGAGAAGCGTACCCGTCTGGTGCAGCAGCACCCGCGTATTGACGAGTAA
- a CDS encoding diguanylate cyclase regulator RdcB family protein has translation MKNRLLDGPGQTLECIQPKFIVDLVQGIDAPRQTQIVPQQQAFRERLTQEIMTQTQLRPWAMSGMYHENDALRLGLVEKLASMFDPGQLALARITQRLTMLQQNSERRPGLSAALQKQYDDMLAHFSLRAASKEKALTQRGLMVQAGLHSEQIFTRWRAGKYDGWSLAGRCFIALEELRWGAFGDACRLTRPEVSSLLKDNLRIMAADFMAQGIGASPATRHFYHQWLTTPATPGLMDNKDLLGWLGDWCDVDRHPVCWSVTQSWQTVALGMPRLCSATRLATALVEEVFSEGV, from the coding sequence ATGAAAAACCGACTTCTCGACGGACCCGGGCAGACGCTGGAGTGCATCCAGCCAAAATTTATTGTCGATCTGGTGCAGGGCATTGATGCCCCCCGGCAGACGCAAATCGTGCCCCAGCAACAGGCGTTTCGCGAACGGCTGACGCAGGAGATAATGACCCAGACGCAGCTGCGTCCGTGGGCGATGTCCGGCATGTATCATGAAAACGATGCGCTGCGTCTCGGGCTGGTGGAAAAACTCGCCAGCATGTTCGATCCGGGTCAGCTGGCGCTGGCGCGTATCACGCAGCGCCTGACGATGTTGCAGCAGAACAGTGAACGTCGCCCCGGGCTGTCTGCCGCGCTGCAAAAACAGTATGACGATATGCTGGCGCATTTCAGTCTGCGCGCCGCCTCGAAAGAGAAAGCCCTGACCCAGCGCGGGCTGATGGTGCAGGCCGGACTGCACAGCGAGCAGATTTTTACCCGCTGGCGCGCCGGGAAATACGATGGCTGGTCGCTGGCCGGACGCTGTTTTATCGCGCTGGAAGAGCTGCGCTGGGGCGCGTTTGGCGATGCCTGCCGCTTAACCCGGCCGGAAGTGTCCAGCCTGTTGAAAGACAATCTGCGCATTATGGCCGCCGATTTTATGGCGCAGGGGATAGGGGCGTCACCGGCCACCCGCCATTTCTATCATCAATGGTTAACCACACCCGCCACGCCGGGCCTGATGGATAATAAAGATCTGCTGGGCTGGTTGGGGGACTGGTGCGATGTCGATCGTCATCCGGTGTGCTGGTCAGTGACGCAAAGCTGGCAAACGGTGGCGCTGGGTATGCCGCGGCTCTGTTCTGCGACGCGTCTGGCGACGGCGCTGGTGGAGGAAGTCTTTAGCGAGGGCGTGTAA
- the phnH gene encoding phosphonate C-P lyase system protein PhnH, producing MHSMTTMNNNVQDAQHSFRRLLKAMSEPGVIVALHQLKHGWQPLNLATSSVLLTLADKNMPVWLSNPLHNDFVIQNLRLHTRAALVNEPHFATLALADDTLSAAELDALFAAAAAQPGPVTLIVQVSGLSGGRMLRLTGPGIHEERMIAPQLPHCIVHALADRLHAFPLGIDLLLTHGERLLALPRDTHIEMY from the coding sequence ATGCATTCCATGACCACCATGAATAATAACGTGCAGGACGCGCAGCACAGTTTTCGTCGTCTGTTAAAAGCCATGAGCGAGCCGGGGGTAATTGTTGCCCTGCACCAGTTAAAACACGGCTGGCAGCCACTCAATCTGGCGACCTCCAGCGTACTGCTGACGCTGGCCGATAAAAACATGCCGGTGTGGCTGTCGAATCCGCTGCATAACGATTTTGTGATCCAGAATCTGCGCCTGCACACCCGCGCAGCGCTGGTGAATGAGCCACATTTCGCCACCCTTGCGCTGGCCGATGATACGCTCAGCGCCGCCGAACTGGACGCCCTTTTCGCTGCCGCCGCCGCGCAGCCTGGCCCTGTCACGCTGATCGTGCAGGTTTCCGGCTTAAGCGGTGGTCGTATGCTGCGCCTGACCGGGCCTGGTATTCATGAGGAGCGCATGATCGCGCCGCAACTGCCGCACTGCATCGTTCATGCTCTTGCCGACCGCCTGCACGCCTTCCCGCTGGGCATTGATCTGCTGCTCACCCACGGCGAACGTCTGCTGGCGCTGCCGCGTGATACGCATATTGAGATGTATTAA